A genomic window from Pelagicoccus albus includes:
- the nusG gene encoding transcription termination/antitermination protein NusG: MSELSAKTGAAWYVIQTLSNQEGKVKRYLDKFIKEEEMEEFVFEVLVPTETVTEVKNGKKSQIVRKFYPGYAFIHMRLYDENGKLLNKPWYFVRETAGVINFVGGDRPTPLKKAEIDTILSQVEAATGKETPKVQFEIGEEVKITDGPFLNLNGRIDEIDPEKGKLKVSVSIFGRFTPVELEYWQVERLTS, translated from the coding sequence TGAATTAAGCGCAAAGACCGGCGCCGCCTGGTACGTCATCCAAACCCTTTCGAATCAAGAGGGTAAGGTTAAGCGGTACCTAGACAAGTTCATCAAAGAAGAGGAGATGGAGGAGTTCGTTTTCGAAGTCCTCGTGCCGACCGAGACTGTGACCGAAGTTAAAAACGGCAAGAAGTCTCAGATCGTGCGTAAGTTTTATCCAGGCTACGCTTTCATTCACATGCGTCTTTACGACGAGAATGGAAAGCTACTCAACAAGCCTTGGTATTTCGTCCGCGAGACTGCGGGCGTCATCAATTTCGTAGGCGGAGACCGTCCAACGCCTCTCAAAAAGGCTGAGATCGATACGATTCTCAGCCAAGTGGAAGCCGCCACGGGCAAGGAAACACCGAAGGTCCAGTTCGAGATCGGAGAAGAAGTCAAAATTACGGATGGCCCATTCTTGAATCTCAATGGCCGCATCGACGAGATAGACCCGGAAAAGGGCAAGCTCAAGGTGTCGGTTTCGATCTTTGGAAGATTCACTCCAGTAGAGCTGGAGTATTGGCAAGTCGAACGCTTAACAAGCTAA
- the rplK gene encoding 50S ribosomal protein L11 has protein sequence MAKKVTGTIRLQLPAGGANPAPPVGPALGAAGVNIMAFCKEYNAKTQDKAGLILPVVITVYQDKSFTFVLKSPPAAVLLKKAAGLAKGSGVPNRDKVGKVTKAQILEIVEMKKADLNATDPEAASRIIEGTARSMGIEVEG, from the coding sequence ATGGCAAAGAAAGTTACAGGAACCATTCGCCTACAACTCCCAGCCGGCGGCGCAAACCCAGCGCCTCCTGTCGGCCCAGCTCTTGGTGCAGCTGGTGTCAACATCATGGCATTCTGTAAGGAGTACAACGCGAAGACACAAGACAAGGCAGGGCTTATCCTTCCTGTCGTAATCACTGTCTACCAAGACAAGTCTTTCACTTTCGTTCTAAAGTCCCCACCAGCTGCGGTCCTTCTCAAGAAGGCTGCTGGATTGGCTAAGGGCTCTGGTGTACCTAACCGCGACAAGGTAGGTAAGGTAACGAAAGCTCAGATTCTCGAGATCGTCGAAATGAAAAAGGCCGATCTCAACGCTACGGATCCAGAGGCGGCGTCACGTATCATCGAAGGTACAGC